A genomic region of Aspergillus oryzae RIB40 DNA, chromosome 1 contains the following coding sequences:
- a CDS encoding proline-rich nuclear receptor coactivator motif-containing protein (predicted protein) — MSNLSPTPPTPKGPRNNRRNPKRNATPTTQRATLLTTPPSSPPRNMSPGGTATDSSANLSKKKSGRSNKKPRDLSKASPTQRNGHRRTYSHSNNITTPQLKDSPHYAGPTFHASPAPSSLPIPSFFSKSVPDPDLAPAIEADGDKYDVGPGYEATPSKLRPRAQFQTEEPQSTPLDFLFKAAVEARNSQPQYSPEASIKIRSPQTDSKTLPQRKPNGSTEGSLPLGVVYPVPHNSQIGPSFATPYKDRMNALRSASSPSHSVVELDEDQRRAKTEALKDLLLNPRPQRPSYVSKSCSQTNGVNEQPTPIGNVPHFATVLRTASGPSATLYNNVLPGQNQSTVGNGWQSPFSNSYTINPQPSQGQPSTSNKGALSSIPGNTANVSGEKCSSPVYNQTKFDINSMQGPNHPPVHQSPTSRVSNTSTKALDTKKMEDDLRRILKLDVNPGLPSNSIQSSFA, encoded by the coding sequence ATGTCGAATCTGTCGCCGACtcctccaacaccaaaaGGCCCTCGTAACAACCGGCGCAACCCAAAACGAAATGCGACGCCGACTACACAAAGGGCAACTCTGTTAACGACTCCTCCCTCGTCGCCTCCGAGGAACATGAGCCCAGGAGGAACAGCCACTGATTCCTCTGCCAACCtatccaagaagaaaagtggcCGGTCCAACAAGAAGCCACGAGATTTATCTAAGGCTTCACCGACGCAAAGAAACGGCCACCGCCGCACATATTCACATTCTAACAATATCACCACGCCTCAGCTAAAAGATAGCCCTCACTATGCTGGCCCGACGTTCCATGCCTCCCCAGCTCCCTCCTCCCTTCCAATTCCGAGCTTTTTTTCAAAATCGGTACCAGATCCCGATCTTGCCCCGGCAATAGAAGCAGATGGCGATAAATACGACGTTGGGCCGGGATATGAGGCGACGCCCTCAAAGCTGAGGCCACGCGCTCAGTTCCAAACCGAAGAGCCGCAGTCAACACCTTTggatttcctttttaaaGCTGCGGTTGAAGCTAGAAATTCTCAGCCACAGTATAGTCCCGAGGCAAGCATCAAGATTCGCTCCCCACAAACAGACTCCAAGACCCTGCCGCAACGCAAACCCAATGGCTCTACAGAAGGGTCATTGCCGTTGGGGGTAGTCTATCCGGTACCCCATAACTCGCAGATAGGGCCCTCATTTGCTACACCTTACAAAGATCGCATGAACGCATTACGATCCGCCAGTTCTCCCTCCCACTCCGTGGTAGAACTTGATGAGGACCAACGAAGAGCCAAAACTGAGGCCCTGAAGGATTTGTTACTCAATCCGCGTCCTCAGAGGCCCTCGTATGTGTCAAAATCCTGTAGTCAAACTAACGGTGTCAACGAGCAGCCTACCCCCATTGGCAATGTGCCTCATTTTGCGACTGTACTCAGGACAGCCTCTGGCCCGTCAGCAACTCTTTATAACAACGTGCTGCCGGGGCAGAATCAGTCAACGGTTGGGAACGGTTGGCAGTCACCATTTTCCAATTCATATACTATTAACCCTCAGCCCTCTCAGGGTCAaccctcaacctccaacaaaGGGGCTCTTTCATCAATCCCAGGGAACACAGCAAACGTCTCAGGAGAGAAATGCTCTTCTCCAGTATACAATCAGACTAAATTCGACATCAATTCCATGCAGGGTCCAAATCATCCGCCAGTTCATCAATCACCTACGTCACGAGTTTCAAACACGTCCACCAAAGCTCTCGACaccaagaaaatggaagacgaTCTGCGGAGGATTCTGAAGCTTGATGTGAATCCAGGCCTGCCGTCCAACAGTATTCAGAGTTCATTTGCTTAA
- a CDS encoding SMI1/KNR4 family protein (predicted protein) — MANPITSAWRSFWHTMTSYDRHASHDSPYRTGKHVPLSQSRHEPLTSIATSAIESRPDLTETYEDDQPKGGTASNSWTGSPTGIGSPTRPYSPGMRSLSSQKRRSTDPGVDGAAEIQMQSFHDGAPPPPPVTHSWRKIERWLENNYEELYDNLCEGCTQNDINELEHDLDCSLPLEVRESLMAHDGQERPGLPTGVVFGCMLLDCEEIVQEWKNWRTVNEEFLSSSGIINTSPKAAAGSSSAAPPAPTTGSNPLWRQDLLERQDSQPSGAVQKAYAHPAWIPMARDWGGNCIAIDLAPGPAGKWGQVIIFGRDYDCKYVVARSWASFLAVMADDLCSGKVSVDEETNELKLLEFKAQNVEPPYMEILRWRTDQKYGRRPPRRKGPNGLGLNTGSKSGKESPYGSPTPSEERGRSPHRFPNRGSTQSPKTQFGISSPLARVTEEAPSPVHTNADGGLPENVVKSDDTKETQSNDLMEVSTHVGKEKEGVLDKGAEQRPLETEMMKMQESTHGSPGTALDAETLGEMKNVAI; from the exons ATGGCGAATCC AATTACTTCGGCATGGCGTTCCTTTTGGCATACAATGACTTCTTACGATCGGCATGCATCCCACGACTCTCCTTATCGAACAGGTAAACATGTGCCTCTCAGCCAGAGTCGCCATGAGCCTCTTACATCAATTGCAACAAGTGCCATTGAGTCGCGACCTGACCTGACGGAGACTTACGAGGATGACCAGCCCAAAGGCGGAACGGCATCTAACAGCTGGACTGGCTCCCCTACTGGTATTGGCTCCCCTACTCGTCCTTACTCGCCTGGCATGCGATCGCTCTCCTCCCAGAAGCGACGCTCGACCGATCCCGGGGTAGATGGCGCAGCAGAGATTCAAATGCAAAGTTTCCATGATGGCGCACCCCCACCCCCCCCAGTCACTCattcatggagaaagatcGAGCGATGGCTAGAGAACAACTACGAGGAGCTTTACGACAACCTCTGCGAAGGCTGTACTCAGAACGATATCAATGAGCTGGAGCATGACTTGGACTGTAGCCTACCATTGGAGGTTCGGGAATCTTTGATGGCTCATGACGGACAGGAGCGTCCGGGCTTGCCCACCGGCGTGGTTTTTGGATGTATGCTTCTGGACTGCGAAGAGATAGTccaggaatggaagaactgGCGCACTGTTAATGAAGAATTCCTCAGTTCATCCGGTATTATCAATACTTCTCCCAAAGCTGCGgcaggctcttcttcggctgcaCCCCCAGCTCCTACTACAGGGTCAAATCCGTTGTGGAGACAGGATCTTCTCGAGCGACAAGACTCTCAGCCCTCCGGCGCAGTTCAGAAAGCGTATGCCCATCCTGCTTGGATTCCCATGGCTCGTGATTGGGGTGGAAATTGTATCGCAATTGATCTGGCACCGGGACCTGCAGGGAAATGGGGCCAAGTCATTATATTCGGTCGGGATTATGACTGCAAATACGTCGTCGCCCGGTCTTGGGCATCATTCCTCGCAGTTATGGCCGATGACCTCTGCAGCGGCAAGGTTTCCGTGGATGAAGAGACGAATGAACTCAAACTATTGGAATTCAAGGCTCAGAATGTTGAACCTCCTTACATGGAAATTCTACGCTGGCGTACAGATCAGAAGTATGGTCGGAGGCCACCCCGTCGCAAAGGTCCTAACGGTCTTGGATTGAATACCGGTAGTAAGTCTGGAAAGGAGTCCCCTTATGGGAGCCCAACCCCTAGTGAAGAGCGTGGGAGATCGCCTCACCGCTTTCCCAATCGTGGGTCTACTCAAAGTCCCAAGACGCAGTTTGGTATATCCAGCCCTCTTGCTCGCGTCACGGAAGAGGCTCCAAGTCCTGTACACACGAATGCGGATGGCGGCCTGCCAGAGAACGTCGTGAAAAGTGACGATACAAAGGAAACACAAAGCAACGATTTGATGGAAGTGTCGACACATGTGggtaaagagaaagaaggtgttCTTGACAAAGGTGCAGAGCAAAGACCGCTGGAgacggagatgatgaagatgcagGAGTCGACCCATGGGTCTCCTGGCACTGCCTTGGACGCCGAGACCTTGGGCGAAATGAAAAACGTGGCCATCTAA
- a CDS encoding thioredoxin domain-containing protein (predicted protein) — MIRNIEPKHSLRDQDDGTDDDDLLKALENEDDSAYRAQRIEQLNAELASAQNNRSVAPGQTTITQDSIYPTLENDQILLSFTTDTHRCVIHFAHPDFSRCGTMDEHMRALATRHYDVRFARVDVRDIPFVVEKLKIRVLPCVIGFKDGIAAERVVGFEGLALGGRDGTDSFSTATLEKRLLWKGVLVQAKIKDGNDDSDMSDADDEDEDDGRRRIHGGGAIRGGGARYNRDDHDDDWD; from the coding sequence ATGATCCGAAATATTGAGCCCAAACACTCCCTAAGAGACCAAGATGATGGGACGGACGACGACGATTTGTTGAAGGCCTTGGAGAACGAAGACGACTCTGCATATCGAGCCCAACGTATCGAACAACTCAACGCCGAGCTAGCATCCGCCCAAAACAACCGGTCAGTGGCCCCTGGCCAGACCACAATCACCCAAGATAGCATATATCCAACTCTTGAAAATGACCAAATATTGCTCAGTTTCACAACGGATACCCATCGGTGCGTGATCCATTTTGCACACCCTGATTTCTCACGCTGTGGCACCATGGATGAACATATGCGGGCTTTAGCAACACGGCATTACGATGTGCGCTTTGCCCGTGTCGATGTTAGGGACATTCCGTTCGTGGTGGAAAAGCTGAAGATACGCGTTCTCCCTTGCGTGATCGGGTTTAAAGATGGGATTGCTGCTGAGCGTGTGGTTGGCTTTGAAGGTCTTGCTTTGGGCGGGCGTGATGGGACCGACAGCTTCAGCACGGCAACTCTTGAAAAGAGGCTATTATGGAAAGGAGTTCTAGTGCAGGCAAAGATTAAAGATGGTAATGATGATTCCGATATGTCTGAtgcagatgacgaggatgaggacgatggcAGACGACGAATTCATGGGGGAGGGGCCATCCGCGGCGGGGGAGCACGGTACAACAGGGATGATCACGATGACGATTGGGATTGA
- the gmtA gene encoding GDP-mannose transporter (nucleotide-sugar transporter VRG4/SQV-7): MDKIDQGSKNFEAAAPPQPRSVPSSSLSGNPVLPVLAYCGSSILMTVMNKYVLSGLDFNLNFFLLCVQSIVCIIAIQTCKFCGLITYRDFSADEAKKWFPISLLLIGMIYTGSKALQFLSIPVYTIFKNLTIILIAYGEVLWFGGSVTGLTLFSFGLMVLSSIIAAWADIKHAVESSGDTSAQVSTLNAGYIWMLINCLCTSSYVLGMRKRIKLTNFKDFDTMFYNNLLSIPVLVVLTGLMEDWSSANIDRNFPQADRSSIMFAMILSGLSSVFISYTSAWCVRVTSSTTYSMVGALNKLPIALSGLIFFDAPVTFPSVSAIAVGFVSGIVYAIAKIKQNAKPKTGVLPTSNPLVSASSQSMRDSLRS, translated from the exons ATGGATAAAATAGATCAGGGGAGCAAGAATTTCGAAGCTGCTGCGCCGCCTCAGCCTAGAAGTGTCCCATCCAGTTCGCTCTCCGGCAACCCTGTCCTGCCTGTATTGGCGTATTGTGGATCATCAATCTTGATGACTGTCATGAACAAATATGTTCTTTCAGGGTTGGACTTTAATCTcaacttctttctcctttgtgTTCAG TCCATTGTTTGTATTATTGCGATCCAAACATGCAAATTTTGCGGCCTGATCACGTACCGTGACTTCAGTGCagatgaagcaaagaagT GGTTCCCTATCAGTTTGCTTCTTATTGGAATGATCTACACGGGCTCTAAAGCGCTTCAGTTCCTCTCTATTCCAGTatacaccatcttcaagaaccttACCATCATCCTTATTGCCTACGGGGAGGTCCTCTGGTTTGGTGGTTCCGTTACCGGCCTTACCTTGTTCTCCTTTGGACTCATGGTACTCAGTTCTATCATTGCCGCATGGGCCGACATTAAGCATGCTGTTGAAAGCAGTGGAGATACGAGTGCCCAAGTCTCAACGCTCAATGCTGGATACATATGGATGTTGATAAACTGTCTCTGCACATCGTCCTATGTCCTAGGAATGCGCAAAAGAATCAAGTTGACCAATTTCAAGGACTTTGATA CCATGTTCTATAATAATTTGTTGTCGATCCCTGTCCTTGTTGTTCTCACAGGTTTGATGGAAGACTGGTCGTCCGCCAATATCGACCGCAACTTCCCTCAGGCTGACCGTAGCAGCATCATGTTTGCAATGATTCTGTCTGGTTTGTCTTCGGTGTTTATCTCATACACTTCAGCCTGGTGTGTCCGCGTGACATCATCAACCACTTATTCCATGGTTGGAGCCCTCAACAAATTGCCCATCGCTCTGTCGGGACTGATCTTCTTTGATGCTCCGGTAACATTTCCCAGTGTTTCCGCTATTGCTGTGGGCTTCGTCAGTGGAATCGTATATGCGATCGCCAAGATTAAGCAAAACGCCAAACCAAAGACCGGCGTCTTACCGACTTCCAATCCACTTGTCAGTGCTAGCAGTCAGAGTATGAGGGATTCTCTGCGGTCTTGA
- a CDS encoding 25S rRNA (uracil2634-N3)-methyltransferase (predicted protein): MHTFSKLSSTISSASSSPKQNVGKKNPLHQRPIIPFGRNDRILLVGEGDFSFTRSLVDQHCCKNVLATCYDSREVLYSKYPQAEPNVCEILNGAPKRKDHSPDSSITTELKSQNQSQNQNQECYRGDDHEGHREGEKKGLYEDKPRQRRRPNVLFSVDARKLGQASGGGKDVRFGLPRRERKRPAWQEAKKSSGTSILPSTRGGPWDIICFNFPHVGGLSTNVNRQVRANQELLVSFFKACVPLLSSRPEMNNYVNEDGWDFSTESEFDFNEEDNADMLGSRNDMAQQSRRHRNEPGQIIVTLFEGEPYTLWNIKDLARHAGLRVVTSFRFPWASYRGYSHARTLGEIEAKNGGRGGWRGEDREARMYVFEPKEERILPTMDFQSSKRDKTSRNKRSRASSEDSD; this comes from the exons ATGCACACTTTCTCCAAGCTCTCGAGTACTATTTCTTCTGCGTCTTCTTCACCCAAACAGAATGTCGGTAAGAAGAACCCTTTGCATCAGCGGCCGATTATTCCTTTTGGCAGAAATGACCGAATTCTGTTAGTTGGAGAAG GTGACTTCTCTTTCACCCGCTCTTTAGTTGACCAACATTGCTGCAAGAACGTCTTGGCTACATGCTACGATTCAAGAGAAGTATTATACAGCAAGTATCCCCAGGCCGAACCTAACGTTTGCGAAATCCTCAATGGCGCCCCCAAGAGGAAAGATCATAGTCCGGATTCAAGTATCACTACTGAACTAAAGAGCCAAAACCAAAGTCAAAATCAGAATCAGGAATGCTATCGCGGCGATGATCATGAGGGACAcagggaaggagaaaagaaaggattaTATGAAGACAAACCAAGGCAACGTCGCCGGCCCAACGTCCTTTTTTCAGTCGACGCTCGAAAACTTGGCCAGGCCTctggaggagggaaagacGTACGCTTCGGACTCCCTCGCCGGGAACGTAAACGCCCTGCATGGcaagaggccaagaagagTAGCGGCACTTCAATCCTCCCCTCAACCAGAGGTGGGCCATGGGACATTATTTGCTTCAATTTCCCCCATGTTGGCGGCTTGTCTACCAATGTAAATCGGCAAGTTCGTGCCAACCAAGAActcttggtttcctttttcaaagCTTGCGTGCCACTGCTGTCTTCTCGTCCCGAAATGAATAACTATGTAAATGAGGATGGGTGGGACTTTAGCACCGAAAGCGAATTTGACTTCAATGAGGAGGATAACGCTGATATGCTGGGCTCGCGAAATGACATGGCACAACAGAGCAGACGACACCGAAACGAACCTGGGCAGATCATAGTCACACTATTCGAAGGAGAGCCCTACACCCTCTGGAACATTAAGGACCTTGCGCGCCATGCTGGTCTAAGGGTTGTTACTAGCTTTAGGTTTCCGTGGGCATCCTATAGAGGATACTCTCATGCTCGGACCTTGGGCGAAATTGAAGCGAAAAACGGAGGAAGGGGTGGTTGGAGAGGGGAAGATAGGGAGGCTAGAATGTACGTATTTGAGCCGAAGGAAGAGCGCATACTGCCTACGATGGATTTTCAATCCTCAAAGAGAGATAAAACTTCGAGGAATAAGAGATCAAGAGCATCTAGTGAAGATAGTGACTGA
- a CDS encoding uncharacterized protein (uncharacterized conserved protein) — protein MRECYSLQRIVEREREYILPSLKATASISPCNGQTPDQTLAALDAMISRMQGLKRKMENLHQEERKIHDQSRKRIEHLENLHQIHSLADVKYDQWSRVRLDRLVTDYMLRSGYTESARQLAHEKDIEDLADLNVFIQCQRVAESLRRGESKDALQWCSENKAALKKSQVCVQSTEIHRAAGLLAFPRDTMAEPYKVLFHIYLDQFLHLF, from the exons ATGAGAGAATGCTACTCTC TTCAGCGGATTGTTGAACGGGAAAGAGAGTATATTCTTCCCTCATTGAAGGCAACTGCCAGTATCTCGCCGTGCAATGGTCAAACACCGGATCAAACTCTCGCTGCTTTAGATGCTATGATATCTAGGATGCAAGGCTTGAAGCGGAAAATGGAGAACTTGCAtcaggaagagagaaagatcCATGACCAGTCAAGAAAGCGTATAGAGCACCTGGAAAACCTTCACCAGATACATAGTTTGGCAGATGTCAAGTATGATCAGTGGTCGAGGGTCCGATTAGATAGACTTGTGACAGACTATATGCTGCGATCGGGATATACGGAAAGCGCCCGGCAATTGGCCCATGAgaaggatatcgaggatCTCGCAGATCTCAATGTTTTCATCCAGTGTCAGCGGGTTGCTGAAAGCTTGCGTCGTGGAGAATCTAAGGATGCTTTGCAATGGTGCAGTGAAAACAAAGCAGCGCTAAAGAAGAGCCAGGTTTGTGTCCAG TCAACAGAAATTCATCGGGCGGCAGGCCTTTTAGCTTTCCCCCGGGACACGATGGCCGAGCCATATAAGGTACTATTTCATATCTACCTAGATCAGTTTCTTCATTTATTTTAA
- the cbf5 gene encoding pseudouridine synthase CBF5 (pseudouridine synthase), producing MAVALAKEEMDYTIKPESGASNISTSDWPLLLKNYDKLLVRTGHFTPIPAGCSPLKRDLKSYINSGVINLDKPSNPSSHEVVAWMKRILRAEKTGHSGTLDPKVTGCLIVCIDRATRLVKSQQGAGKEYVCVIRLHDKIPGGEAQFRRALETLTGALFQRPPLISAVKRQLRIRTIHESKLYEFDNDRHLGVFWVSCEAGTYIRTLCVHLGLLLGVGAHMQELRRVRSGAMDENSGLVTLHDVLDAQWMYDNQRDESYLRKVIKPLETLLTSYKRIVVKDSAVNAVCYGAKLMIPGLLRFEAGIDVNEEVVLMTTKGEAIAIAIAQMSTVELSTCDHGVVAKVKRCIMERDLYPRRWGLGPVALEKKKLKSAGKLDKYGRANEATPAKWKNDYKDYSAPEEASEQLAVEPTPKSEVAVPTPELDEAPSSPQNEMGVDESKEDEKKKRKRHEGETPEERAERKRKKKEKKEKKERRKSKQEKEDSDDSD from the exons ATGGCGGTCGCATTGGCtaaggaagagatggacTACACAATCAAGCCAGAGTCTGGCGCCTCCAACATTTCCACATCTGACTGGCCGCTTTTACTGAAGAATTATGACAAGC TCCTCGTCAGGACTGGTCATTTCACGCCAATTCCCGCCGGTTGTTCTCCTCTGAAACGTGACTTGAAGTCGTACATCAACTCTGGAGTGATCAACCTCGACAAGCCTTCTAACCCATCCAGTCATGAAGTGGTTGcttggatgaagaggatttTGAG GGCAGAAAAAACTGGACATAGCGGTACTCTGGACCCAAAGGTCACCGGTTGTTTAATTGTTTGTATCGACCGTGCCACTCGTCTGGTTAAATCGCAGCAGGGTGCTGGAAAGGAATACGTCTGCGTGATCCGCCTCCACGACAAGATCCCGGGTGGTGAGGCTCAGTTCAGACGAGCCCTTGAGACGTTGACCGGTGCACTTTTCCAGAGACCGCCATTGATCTCTGCTGTCAAGCGTCAGCTCCGTATCCGGACGATACACGAGAGTAAGCTTTACGAATTCGACAATGATCGACATCTCGGTGTCTTCTGGGTCAGCTGCGAGGCAGGAACATACATCCGAACTCTTTGTGTTCATTTGGGCCTCTTGCTCGGTGTTGGAGCGCATATGCAAGAGCTCAGGCGTGTAAGAAGTGGGGCTATGGATGAGAACAGTGGTCTGGTGACTTTGCACGATGTGCTTGACGCTCAGTGGATGTATGACAACCAGCGGGATGAGTCGTATTTGCGTAAAGTCATCAAACCTCTTGAGACCCTACTCACATCTTACAAGCGTATTGTCGTTAAGGACAGTGCTGTGAATGCCGTTTGTTACGGTGCCAAACTCATGATCCCCGGTCTTCTGAGATTCG AGGCTGGAATTGATGTCAACGAAGAAGTTGTGCTCATGACTACCAAGGGTGAGGCCATTGCCATTGCCATTGCTCAGATGTCGACAGTGGAGTTATCTACTTGCGACCACGGAGTTGTTGCCAAGGTTAAGCGTTGTATCATGGAACGCGATCTTTATCCGCGGAGATGGGGTCTCGGCCCCGTCgctctggagaagaagaagcttaaGTCGGCCGGAAAACTAGAT AAGTATGGTCGAGCCAATGAAGCGACGCCTGCCAAGTGGAAGAATGATTATAAGGATTATAGCGCGCCAGAGGAAGCCTCTGAGCAATTGGCAGTTGAGCCAACGCCTAAGAGCGAAGTTGCTGTTCCTACACCTGAGCTGGACGAAGCTCCCTCGTCACCCCAAAATGAGATGGGAGTTGATGAgtccaaggaggatgaaaaaaagaaacgtaAGCGACATGAGGGAGAGACTCCCGAGGAGCGAGCTGAAcgcaagcgcaagaagaaggagaagaaggaaaagaaagagcgaCGAAAGTccaagcaagagaaggaggacaGTGATGACAGCGATTAA
- a CDS encoding uncharacterized protein (predicted protein) produces MKRNVLLALGGRRSAIALRTYSSLCDRLHRELTSRILPLHFDYLHTQPSHLLSLTLADLLPGDLISSRIHTALPSVTHASRMPAGHHLAYFPPQVTLSQLLPDGTDILHSPGGPFERRLWAGGSVRFPVTGGLILNGARAVCIETIRDVIVKGRQGAEKVIVKIERRMGVVREGEEEGSIRERIWKETEDENGHATIIENRNLAFMRKKTQDELNFDRMDFDNCQRVIKPPPSPEYRLKIKPTRSLLFRFSALTFNAHSIHLDEAYTQNVEGFRNLLVHGPLTLTLMLTVLEAHLARSDHTIREFDYRNVAPLYVDEPLTICGKPKSGKENVWDVWIEGKNGGLAVRGTAFTSPV; encoded by the exons ATGAAGAGGAACGTTTTACTCGCATTggggggaagaagatcggCAATCGCGTTGCGGACATACTCGTCACTTTGCGATCGCTTGCATCGCGAATTAACATCACGGATACTCCCTTTGCACTTTGATTATTTGCATACCCAGCCTTCCCATCTTCTGAGCTTGACATTagctgatcttcttccgggGGATCTTATATCGTCACGTATTCATACGGCTCTCCCCTCAGTCACCCATGCATCTCGTATGCCAGCCGGCCATCACCTGGCTTATTTTCCTCCGCAGGTTACGCTATCACAGTTGCTACCAGACGGTACTGATATCTTACATAGCCCCGGTGGACCTTTTGAGAGGCGTCTATGGGCCGGTGGAAGTGTGAGATTTCCTGTCACAGGTGGTCTGATTCTCAACGGCGCTCGAGCTGTCTGTATCGAAACAATTCGTGACGTAATAGTCAAAGGACGTCAAGGGGCAGAGAAAGTAATAGTTAAAATAGAGAGGCGAATGGGCGTGGTAcgggagggggaggaggaaggcaGTATCAGAGAGCGGATATGGAAGGAGACCGAAGACGAAAATGGGCATGCTACGATCATTGAAAATAGGAATCTGGCTTTTATGCGGAAGAAAACACAAGATGAATTGAACTTTGACAGAATGGATTTTGATAACTGTCAGAGAGTTATAAAAC CACCTCCTAGCCCCGAATATCGCCTTAAAATCAAGCCGACAAGATCATTACTGTTTCGCTTCTCTGCTCTTACATTCAATGCTCATTCCATTCACCTGGACGAGGCTTATACTCAGAATGTAGAAGGTTTCCGGAACCTCCTTGTGCATGGACCGTTGACTCTGACACTAATGCTCACTGTCCTTGAAGCACATCTCGCCAGGTCTGATCACACCATCAGGGAATTTGACTATCGAAATGTGGCTCCTCTTTATGTCGATGAACCTCTAACCATTTGTGGCAAGCCGAAGtctggaaaggaaaatgtaTGGGATGTatggattgaaggaaagaatggaggCCTGGCAGTACGCGGTACTGCTTTTACAAGCCCAGTGTAA
- a CDS encoding prephenate dehydratase PHA2 (prephenate dehydratase), with protein sequence MEHITVTFLGPAASFSHQAAVEFFGKSAELLPCVSFTDAFTAVQQGEADYAIIPCENSTNGPVVQTLDLLADPNGFYEDVEVCGVHYLTVHHCLLARRGVFSSQQDYGSVAKLYTHPQAWGQCERFLGKYFRSIERQDVSSTSKAGEIVSKAKTEQSAAIASRFAAELHGLDVLEENIEDKTDNTTRFLVLRNKNSGRTAPRPFGDLDNRRVQGASAATARKTLISFMVRQYAPGALAEALLIFKRHGMNLTSINSRPSQKKNWQYVFLVECQTADNPGDKGVGIEILSHLQSVTETCRHLGTWSE encoded by the exons ATGGAGCATATCACTGTAACATTCCTGGGCCCTGCTGCATCTTTTTCACATCAG GCTGCTGTTGAGTTCTTTGGGAAGTCTGCTGAATTGTTACCTTGTGTATCATTTACGGACGCTTTCACCGCAGTGCAACAGGGTGAAGCAGATTATGCTATCATTCCTTGCGAAAACTCAACTAACGGCCCAGTCGTTCAAACTCTCGACCTCCTGGCAGACCCCAACGGTTTTTACGAGGACGTCGAGGTATGCGGCGTGCATTATTTGACAGTGCACCATTGCCTCTTGGCCCGAAGAGGTGTATTTTCCAGTCAACAGGATTATGGTTCTGTGGCTAAGCTTTATACGCACCCGCAAGCCTGGGGCCAATGTGAAAGATTTCTTGGGAAATACTTTAGAAGCATTGAAAGGCAGGATGTCTCATCAACTTCCAAGGCTGGGGAGATTGtttcaaaagcaaaaacagaACAAAGCGCTGCAATAGCTAGCCGCTTTGCTGCTGAGCTCCACGGTCTGGATGTTTTAGAAGAGAATATCGAAGACAAAACCGATAATACAACGCGCTTCTTGGTGCTGAGGAACAAAAACTCGGGCCGCACAGCGCCGCGCCCTTTCGGAGACTTGGATAACCGCCGCGTGCAAGGAGCATCTGCGGCAACCgcaaggaagacattgatatcattcatgGTTCGTCAATATGCCCCTGGGGCATTGGCGGAAGCTCTATTAATATTCAAGCGTCATGGCATGAATCTTACAAGCATCAACTCCCGGCCAAgtcagaagaagaattggcAGTATGTCTTCTTGGTTGAGTGCCAGACAGCCGATAATCCGGGGGACAAAGGCGTGGGAATTGAGATTCTAAGTCATTTGCAGAGTGTTACCGAGACTTGTAGACATTTGGGAACATGGTCTGAATGA